Proteins from a genomic interval of Pseudomonadota bacterium:
- a CDS encoding glycine betaine ABC transporter substrate-binding protein: protein MKVNLKALSFAVIVGLAANGAMASETVRIGVPSWTGAQAIANLLKVVVETRIGGTAELVPGNNATIFQAMDQGKGDIDVHPDVWLPNQESFTKKYVDGAGTVTLSSNAYEGNQGFCVSKDFGEANNITDIADLGRPDVAMKMDSDGNGKGEMWIGAPGWASANVNEVKVRDYGLLDFVEPVRAEESVKTARVKDSIAKGEGYAFYCYKPHAIWYMFDVEMLSEPTYDPANYVMVQPSDSADWYEESKVATKDALKNVQIAWSNSLADRSPAILEFFQGFALTADDVSSFAFEISGNGRDAADVAAEWVEANSERVDGWLGL from the coding sequence ATGAAAGTTAATCTCAAAGCACTGTCGTTTGCCGTGATCGTGGGCCTCGCGGCCAACGGCGCGATGGCGAGCGAAACGGTTCGCATCGGCGTGCCGTCGTGGACCGGCGCGCAGGCGATCGCCAACCTGCTCAAGGTCGTGGTTGAAACCCGTATCGGCGGTACCGCCGAACTCGTGCCAGGCAACAACGCCACCATCTTCCAGGCGATGGACCAGGGCAAGGGCGACATCGACGTGCACCCCGACGTGTGGCTGCCGAACCAGGAGAGTTTCACCAAGAAGTACGTCGACGGTGCGGGCACCGTGACCCTCTCTAGCAACGCCTACGAGGGCAACCAGGGCTTCTGCGTGTCGAAGGATTTCGGTGAAGCTAACAACATCACCGACATCGCCGACCTCGGCCGGCCCGACGTCGCCATGAAAATGGACAGCGACGGCAACGGCAAGGGCGAGATGTGGATCGGTGCGCCGGGCTGGGCCTCGGCCAACGTCAACGAAGTGAAGGTGCGCGACTACGGCCTGCTCGACTTCGTCGAGCCTGTGCGTGCGGAAGAGAGCGTGAAAACTGCGCGCGTCAAGGACTCGATCGCCAAGGGCGAGGGCTACGCGTTCTACTGCTACAAGCCGCACGCCATCTGGTACATGTTCGACGTCGAGATGCTCTCCGAGCCGACCTACGACCCGGCCAACTACGTGATGGTGCAGCCGTCTGACTCGGCTGACTGGTACGAGGAGTCGAAAGTGGCCACCAAGGACGCGCTGAAGAACGTGCAGATCGCCTGGTCCAACTCGCTGGCGGACCGCTCGCCCGCGATCCTCGAGTTCTTCCAGGGCTTCGCACTGACTGCAGACGACGTCAGCAGCTTTGCCTTCGAGATCTCCGGCAACGGCCGCGACGCAGCCGACGTGGCCGCGGAGTGGGTCGAAGCCAACTCGGAGCGGGTTGACGGCTGGCTCGGACTCTAA
- a CDS encoding hydroxylase codes for MKMNYLEIVSHDADAVCTAYTRTHGVHFGEPDALLGNARTATLGDGVTVGVRAPLRDTETPVVRPYWLVEDIERAVVDAVSAGAEVALPPMAIPGKGTIAITLLGGNEHGLWQL; via the coding sequence GTGAAGATGAACTACCTCGAAATCGTGTCGCACGATGCCGATGCCGTCTGCACGGCTTACACACGCACGCACGGTGTCCACTTTGGCGAGCCGGATGCGCTGCTTGGCAACGCGAGAACGGCGACCTTGGGCGACGGTGTGACGGTGGGGGTGCGGGCGCCGCTCCGTGACACCGAGACGCCCGTGGTGCGCCCCTATTGGTTGGTCGAGGACATCGAGCGAGCGGTGGTGGACGCGGTGTCGGCCGGTGCGGAGGTCGCGCTGCCACCCATGGCCATTCCGGGCAAGGGGACGATCGCCATCACGCTGTTGGGTGGCAACGAGCACGGGCTGTGGCAGCTGTGA
- a CDS encoding LysR family transcriptional regulator has product MGWFRDLANLAQSGSFSRAAELGHVSQPTLSRRIQALEGWVGAPLVDRSTQPVRLTVAGTQMLEAGQQALSRLETERAQILESRAQPEKYVVTFGAQHSIGWRFYPAWLQAFEQAYGPVMSRLRADDLPNCERDLESHLVDFVIAYSLGSDAPRPRVGNRALLGADGLTESIVIGHDTLVPVCKTGTGGKPLFDLVARKRDIPFLQFGGDSPIGQMLDAKLRESGLAKRLKPVYENSMAGALRIRARDGAGIAWLPLALVKPDLDAGLLISFGKPQWCIPLEIRLHRRRDHINQLTRSIWAFLAVRQDVPLA; this is encoded by the coding sequence ATGGGGTGGTTCAGAGACCTCGCCAACCTCGCACAGTCCGGGAGCTTTTCACGGGCTGCCGAGCTCGGCCACGTGAGCCAACCGACACTGAGCCGGCGGATCCAGGCGCTCGAGGGCTGGGTCGGTGCCCCGCTCGTCGACCGCAGCACCCAGCCGGTCCGCCTGACCGTGGCCGGCACGCAGATGCTCGAGGCTGGCCAGCAGGCGCTTTCGCGGCTCGAGACCGAGCGCGCGCAGATCCTCGAGTCGCGCGCCCAACCAGAGAAATACGTCGTCACCTTTGGCGCACAGCACTCGATCGGCTGGCGCTTTTACCCCGCCTGGCTGCAGGCCTTCGAACAGGCCTACGGCCCGGTGATGTCGCGGCTGCGCGCCGACGACCTGCCGAACTGCGAGCGCGACCTCGAATCGCACCTCGTTGACTTCGTCATCGCCTACTCACTCGGCAGCGACGCACCCCGACCGCGCGTCGGCAACCGCGCCCTGCTCGGCGCCGACGGGTTGACGGAATCGATCGTCATCGGCCACGACACACTGGTACCGGTCTGCAAGACCGGCACCGGCGGCAAGCCGCTCTTCGACCTGGTCGCCCGCAAGCGCGACATCCCGTTCCTGCAGTTCGGTGGCGACTCGCCGATCGGGCAGATGCTCGACGCCAAGTTGCGCGAAAGTGGCCTCGCCAAACGGCTGAAACCCGTCTACGAGAATTCGATGGCCGGCGCACTCCGCATCCGCGCACGCGATGGCGCCGGCATCGCCTGGCTGCCACTGGCACTGGTCAAACCCGACCTCGACGCGGGCCTGCTGATCAGCTTCGGCAAACCGCAGTGGTGCATCCCGCTCGAAATCCGCCTGCACCGCCGCCGCGACCACATCAACCAACTCACGCGGTCTATCTGGGCCTTTCTCGCCGTGCGCCAGGATGTGCCGTTGGCGTAG
- a CDS encoding AAC(3)-I family aminoglycoside N-acetyltransferase: MSLDIRTVDPDNTALVHGALDCFAVAFEDSDTYSANRPDRDYLRAVLAGESFVCLVALVDGVVVGALAAYVLPKIEQARSELYIYDLAVIESARRQGVATGLINALKPVARARGAWVIYVQADDGDEPAVALYSKLGTREDVLHFDIPVT, from the coding sequence TTGAGCCTCGACATTCGGACTGTAGATCCCGACAACACCGCCCTGGTGCACGGCGCGCTGGATTGCTTCGCCGTAGCGTTTGAAGACTCCGACACCTACAGCGCCAACCGACCTGACCGGGACTACCTCCGCGCCGTGCTCGCCGGTGAATCTTTCGTCTGCCTCGTGGCGTTGGTCGACGGTGTTGTCGTGGGTGCCCTCGCAGCCTACGTGTTGCCAAAGATCGAGCAGGCCCGCAGCGAGCTCTACATCTACGACCTGGCTGTCATCGAATCCGCGCGGCGCCAGGGCGTCGCGACCGGGTTGATCAACGCGCTGAAGCCTGTTGCCCGTGCACGTGGTGCGTGGGTGATCTACGTGCAGGCCGACGACGGTGACGAACCTGCTGTGGCGCTCTACTCGAAGCTGGGTACACGGGAAGACGTGTTGCACTTCGATATTCCGGTTACCTAG
- a CDS encoding enolase C-terminal domain-like protein → MPSDTLPRIADVTVRTVRVPMTEPHQTASGVITESPLVLIDITTDAGTVGHGLVFTYTPAALKPTADLIANLAPLVTGELLAPTEIEQGLAKRFRLLGTQGLVGMALAGIDMALWDALAREQGVSLVRLLGGVIKPIPAYGAIGYDGELGSGRVAEALAKQGFTGVKAKIGYPTAAEDVAVVRAIRAAAGDGMAIMVDYNQSLSPSEAAVRVRVLDGEGLTWIEEPTLAHDFAGQARVTAGANTPIQSGENLWGTLDLRHAIEANASDFLMPDVMKIGGVTGWQRAAAMAHAQGIPVSNHLWPELSARLLCCTPTAHWLEYADWWNPILAEPLQLENGMARVDDSAGTGVSWNERAVSEFRA, encoded by the coding sequence ATGCCGAGTGACACACTGCCCCGCATCGCTGACGTAACCGTGCGCACGGTGCGCGTGCCGATGACCGAGCCGCACCAGACCGCCAGTGGGGTGATCACCGAGTCACCGCTCGTGCTGATCGACATCACAACCGACGCGGGCACGGTGGGCCACGGTCTGGTGTTCACCTACACGCCTGCGGCGCTCAAACCGACAGCGGATTTGATTGCCAACCTTGCGCCGCTTGTCACCGGCGAGTTGTTGGCTCCCACCGAGATAGAACAGGGACTCGCCAAACGCTTTCGTCTGTTGGGCACGCAAGGCCTGGTGGGCATGGCGCTGGCCGGAATCGACATGGCACTGTGGGATGCTCTCGCGAGGGAACAGGGGGTATCGTTGGTGCGGTTGCTCGGCGGTGTGATCAAACCCATTCCGGCCTACGGCGCCATCGGCTACGACGGCGAACTGGGGTCTGGCCGGGTGGCCGAGGCCCTGGCCAAACAGGGCTTCACCGGGGTCAAAGCCAAGATTGGCTACCCGACTGCCGCCGAGGACGTGGCGGTGGTGCGTGCGATCCGGGCCGCCGCCGGTGACGGCATGGCGATCATGGTCGACTACAACCAGAGCCTCTCGCCGAGCGAAGCCGCGGTGCGCGTGCGGGTGCTCGACGGGGAGGGCCTCACCTGGATCGAGGAGCCGACGCTCGCGCACGATTTCGCCGGTCAAGCGCGTGTCACGGCCGGGGCGAACACGCCGATCCAGAGCGGCGAGAACCTCTGGGGTACGCTTGACCTCCGTCACGCGATCGAGGCCAACGCGTCGGATTTCCTCATGCCCGATGTCATGAAGATCGGCGGCGTCACTGGCTGGCAACGGGCCGCGGCGATGGCGCACGCGCAAGGCATTCCCGTGTCCAACCACCTGTGGCCTGAGCTCAGTGCGCGCTTGCTGTGCTGCACGCCGACCGCCCACTGGCTCGAGTACGCCGACTGGTGGAATCCCATCCTGGCCGAGCCGCTGCAGCTGGAGAACGGGATGGCGCGTGTGGACGACAGTGCGGGCACGGGTGTGAGCTGGAATGAGCGCGCGGTGAGCGAATTCCGGGCCTAG
- a CDS encoding VOC family protein: protein MFDHVKFGVRDFAASRAFYLKALEPLGVTGVTEWPPDGVEIYPPVGESSLCLYQTNETPAHLHIAFEAKSRDEVDAFYRAALAAGGEDNGPPGLRPEYSGRYYAAFVLDPDGHNIEAVFHEPEA, encoded by the coding sequence ATGTTCGACCACGTGAAATTCGGCGTTCGCGACTTCGCTGCGAGCCGGGCCTTCTACCTCAAGGCGCTCGAACCGCTCGGCGTCACCGGCGTCACGGAGTGGCCGCCGGACGGCGTCGAGATCTACCCGCCGGTCGGTGAGAGTTCGCTGTGCCTGTACCAGACCAACGAGACACCCGCGCACCTGCACATTGCCTTTGAAGCCAAGAGCCGCGACGAAGTTGACGCCTTTTACCGTGCAGCGTTGGCCGCCGGTGGTGAGGACAACGGCCCACCCGGCTTGCGGCCAGAGTACAGCGGACGCTACTACGCGGCCTTCGTACTCGACCCGGACGGGCACAACATCGAGGCGGTCTTCCACGAGCCGGAGGCATGA
- a CDS encoding D-cysteine desulfhydrase: protein MSAVTLESTASDSLGLDRFARVALCHQPTPIEPMTRLSAHLGGPALYIKRDDCTGLAGGGNKTRKLEFLVGEALKANADTLVTQGAVQSNHVRQTAAAACRMGLKCHVVLERRVPGRAADYEITGNVLLDNLFGATSEYRPAGLDMNAEAEAVSEALRAEGHNPYFIPGGGSNAVGAMGYAACAEEIVRQCASLGVAFQWIVMGTGSTGTQAGLVAGLHALGVDLPVMGVSVRQPQERQIAAVHRLAASAAEHLGAATLPVSKVLVDDGYVGEGYGIPADSTLEAIRLTARQEGVLLDPVYSGKGMAGLIGLVRQGMFKPTDNVLFLHTGGAQALFAYQDDILNSLN from the coding sequence ATGAGTGCAGTGACCCTGGAATCGACCGCGTCGGATTCACTCGGACTCGACCGCTTTGCCCGGGTCGCCCTGTGCCACCAACCGACGCCGATCGAGCCCATGACGCGCCTCAGCGCGCACCTTGGCGGGCCGGCCCTCTACATCAAGCGCGACGACTGCACCGGCCTCGCTGGCGGCGGCAACAAGACGCGCAAGCTCGAATTCCTCGTCGGCGAGGCGCTGAAGGCCAACGCCGACACGCTCGTCACGCAGGGTGCCGTGCAGTCGAACCACGTGCGCCAGACCGCCGCCGCGGCCTGCCGCATGGGGCTGAAGTGCCACGTGGTGCTCGAACGCCGCGTGCCCGGGCGCGCAGCCGACTACGAAATCACCGGCAACGTGCTGCTCGACAACCTGTTCGGGGCCACCTCCGAGTACCGCCCAGCCGGGCTCGACATGAACGCCGAGGCCGAGGCGGTCTCCGAGGCGCTGCGCGCCGAGGGCCACAACCCGTACTTCATTCCGGGCGGCGGTTCTAACGCGGTCGGTGCGATGGGCTACGCTGCCTGCGCCGAGGAAATCGTCCGCCAGTGCGCGTCGCTCGGCGTCGCGTTCCAGTGGATCGTGATGGGCACCGGCAGCACTGGCACCCAGGCTGGGCTCGTCGCCGGTCTGCACGCGCTTGGCGTCGACCTGCCGGTCATGGGCGTCAGCGTGCGCCAACCGCAGGAGCGGCAGATTGCCGCGGTACACCGGCTCGCGGCCAGCGCCGCCGAGCACCTCGGTGCCGCCACGCTGCCTGTCAGCAAGGTGCTGGTCGACGACGGCTACGTCGGCGAAGGCTACGGCATCCCGGCCGACTCGACGCTCGAGGCGATCCGGCTGACCGCGCGCCAGGAGGGGGTACTGCTCGACCCGGTGTACTCGGGCAAGGGCATGGCGGGCTTGATCGGGCTCGTGCGCCAAGGCATGTTCAAACCCACGGACAACGTGTTGTTCCTGCACACGGGCGGCGCACAAGCGCTGTTTGCCTACCAGGACGACATTCTCAACTCGCTCAACTGA